One window from the genome of Eucalyptus grandis isolate ANBG69807.140 chromosome 7, ASM1654582v1, whole genome shotgun sequence encodes:
- the LOC120295620 gene encoding probable WRKY transcription factor 41 — protein sequence MEDWEKMNLPNELIQGRELTKQLQRQLHLAVSSSSSSSHEQTQEMLIRGILTSYDEALSMLNAEPPVGGCPRRLSVSPPSLGGNPMSRGDSDRNLDDGSTPRKRKAMQKWTERVRAPTPDDGFSWRKYGQKEILGAKYPR from the exons ATGGAAGATTGGGAAAAAATGAACTTGCCGAATGAGCTAATACAGGGCAGAGAGCTGACCAAGCAACTCCAACGCCAACTCCATTTAGCtgtttcatcatcttcttcttcatcacaCGAACAAACCCAAGAAATGCTCATTCGCGGGATCCTAACCTCATATGATGAGGCGCTGTCCATGCTCAATGCGGAGCCCCCGGTTGGAGGGTGCCCGCGCCGGTTGTCTGTGTCGCCCCCTTCACTCGGTGGGAACCCGATGAGCAGAGGAGACTCAGACCGGAATCTTGATGATGGTTCTACTCCTAGGAAGAg AAAGGCGATGCAGAAGTGGACAGAGCGGGTCCGAGCCCCAACACCTGACGATGGGTTCAGTTGGAGGAAGTACGGTCAAAAGGAAATTCTTGGAGCCAAGTATCCTAGGTGA